A genomic stretch from Bradyrhizobium quebecense includes:
- a CDS encoding alpha/beta fold hydrolase, producing MTDITLDNDGVRLAASVDGPPDGEPILFLHGLSLSRDTWQETGGRLKDQYRVWTLDFRGHGHSDRAPSYALADYVSDAATALAAIGRPAVIVGHSLGGCVAGVLAQRGDANVRAAFLEDPPWYLGQPGEWEKSAFPKLFSIVSARQAAWQQARAPLGTYLAFLADSPTPMGGIGSDHYGSRHLLSHASALQRQDGRCWADGNVATSVLAAIPTGREFLCPVRIIQADPGCGAALLEHHDARFAHDNPHADIVRYEGCGHSPHRAIAFEQRFASDLQAFLSSLHPASTGERQSGT from the coding sequence GTGACCGATATTACGCTCGACAATGACGGCGTCAGGCTTGCGGCTTCGGTCGATGGCCCGCCGGACGGTGAACCGATCCTGTTTCTGCACGGCCTGTCGCTCAGCCGAGACACATGGCAGGAAACCGGCGGCCGGCTGAAGGATCAATACCGGGTCTGGACACTGGATTTCCGGGGACACGGGCACTCGGATCGGGCCCCGAGCTACGCGCTCGCCGACTATGTTTCGGACGCGGCGACCGCATTGGCCGCAATCGGACGTCCGGCGGTGATTGTCGGGCACTCACTCGGCGGCTGCGTTGCCGGTGTGCTGGCACAGCGCGGTGATGCCAATGTGCGCGCCGCCTTCCTCGAGGATCCGCCATGGTATCTTGGGCAGCCGGGCGAGTGGGAGAAATCGGCATTCCCAAAACTGTTTTCGATCGTCAGCGCGCGTCAGGCGGCGTGGCAGCAGGCGCGCGCGCCACTCGGCACCTACCTGGCGTTCCTCGCAGACTCTCCGACACCCATGGGCGGGATCGGTAGCGATCATTACGGCTCCCGACATCTGTTGAGCCATGCGTCAGCGCTGCAGCGGCAAGACGGGCGGTGCTGGGCAGACGGAAACGTTGCGACCTCCGTTCTTGCGGCGATTCCGACCGGGCGGGAATTCCTCTGTCCCGTCAGGATCATTCAGGCCGATCCTGGATGTGGGGCGGCCTTGCTGGAGCACCACGATGCGCGCTTCGCGCACGACAATCCGCATGCCGACATCGTTCGCTATGAGGGATGCGGGCATTCACCCCACCGCGCCATCGCGTTCGAGCAGCGCTTCGCGTCGGATCTGCAAGCTTTCTTGTCGAGCCTGCATCCGGCGAGCACGGGCGAACGGCAATCCGGCACCTGA
- a CDS encoding class I SAM-dependent methyltransferase produces MQETSGYDPNYVMGRSTAETDRLKRQSQLYDASTWQLLKEAGLSRGMKVLDVGSGAGNVSFIAAGLVGESGAVVGVDSNPAIVEEAAGTARSLGLSQVSFRVGDISTIELDRDFDAVVGRLVLIYVKDPAALIRHLLGHVKPDGLVAFQDLDWGEGPIANPPSPLLSQAWGIVKEMFHRAGLNNRMGLSLHGAFVAAGLPAPRMSLFAPAGGGTDFDGYDYMASGLRSNLPHIVKLGVATEADLALDSFAERLRSEVVATQGVFALPTFVGAWSRRQPG; encoded by the coding sequence ATGCAAGAGACGTCCGGCTACGATCCGAACTATGTGATGGGGCGTTCGACCGCGGAGACCGACAGGCTCAAGCGCCAGTCGCAGCTCTACGATGCGTCCACATGGCAACTCCTGAAGGAGGCCGGGCTCTCGCGGGGCATGAAGGTGCTCGACGTCGGAAGCGGAGCCGGCAACGTGTCCTTCATTGCCGCTGGCCTGGTTGGCGAAAGCGGGGCGGTCGTCGGGGTCGACAGCAACCCCGCCATCGTCGAGGAAGCCGCGGGCACGGCGCGCTCGCTCGGCCTGAGCCAGGTCTCGTTCCGGGTCGGCGATATCAGCACGATCGAGCTCGACCGGGATTTCGATGCGGTCGTCGGCCGGCTCGTGCTGATTTATGTGAAGGATCCCGCGGCGCTGATTCGACACTTGCTCGGGCACGTCAAGCCCGATGGCCTCGTGGCGTTCCAGGATCTCGACTGGGGCGAGGGGCCGATCGCCAATCCGCCATCGCCGCTGCTGTCGCAGGCGTGGGGCATTGTGAAGGAGATGTTCCACCGGGCGGGTCTGAACAACCGCATGGGATTGTCGTTGCACGGCGCCTTCGTGGCGGCCGGGCTTCCCGCGCCGCGCATGAGCCTGTTTGCCCCGGCCGGAGGCGGGACGGATTTCGACGGTTACGACTACATGGCGAGCGGCCTGCGCAGCAATCTGCCGCATATCGTCAAGCTCGGCGTTGCCACGGAAGCGGATCTGGCGCTGGACAGTTTTGCCGAGCGCCTGCGCAGCGAGGTGGTCGCCACGCAGGGCGTTTTTGCGCTGCCGACCTTCGTCGGCGCATGGTCGCGCAGGCAGCCGGGCTGA
- a CDS encoding TetR/AcrR family transcriptional regulator: MVGVRQFDEDAVIATALDVFWRRGLHDATMQDLAEATGVQRGSLYNAYGDKEAIFLRAFDRYAGQFLDAAGNALSHDDAAAGLGHFFDMIIVNMTDGSPTRGCLTTRTALDAAISSADVRQRVRDVLTRLEQLIGKALGKALGKRSAADANRLARVIVTYTRGLAVMERAGYSRKQLRDLAATFIDAVVGHA, encoded by the coding sequence ATGGTAGGTGTGCGTCAGTTTGACGAGGACGCGGTGATCGCGACCGCACTCGACGTGTTCTGGCGCAGGGGCCTGCACGACGCGACCATGCAGGACCTCGCGGAGGCGACCGGCGTACAGCGCGGCAGCCTCTACAACGCCTATGGCGACAAGGAAGCGATCTTCCTGCGCGCTTTCGATCGGTATGCCGGGCAATTCCTGGATGCGGCCGGCAACGCGCTGTCCCACGACGACGCCGCGGCGGGGCTGGGGCACTTCTTCGACATGATCATCGTCAACATGACCGACGGCTCGCCGACGCGCGGCTGCCTGACCACGCGCACGGCGCTCGACGCGGCCATTTCAAGCGCGGATGTGCGGCAGCGCGTGCGGGATGTGCTCACGCGGCTCGAGCAGCTGATCGGCAAGGCCCTCGGCAAGGCGCTGGGCAAGCGCAGCGCGGCCGATGCGAACCGGCTGGCGCGCGTCATCGTGACGTACACGCGCGGGCTGGCGGTGATGGAGCGTGCCGGATACAGTCGCAAGCAGTTGAGGGATTTGGCCGCGACGTTCATCGACGCGGTCGTTGGCCATGCCTGA
- a CDS encoding monooxygenase — protein MITAVTTFKLPKPVTREEARSIFLSTASLYRDVPGLFRKTYVLSEDGMTAGGIYFWNSRGEAEALYTAAWRARARDKYGADPTVTYFESPVVVDNVAKEINSGDE, from the coding sequence ATGATCACCGCCGTCACGACGTTCAAATTGCCAAAGCCGGTCACGCGCGAGGAAGCGCGCAGCATCTTCCTGAGCACCGCATCGCTCTATCGCGACGTACCGGGGCTGTTTCGCAAGACCTACGTGCTGTCCGAGGACGGCATGACGGCCGGAGGCATCTATTTCTGGAACTCGAGGGGTGAGGCGGAAGCGCTGTACACCGCTGCGTGGCGCGCCCGCGCCCGGGACAAATACGGCGCCGATCCGACGGTTACATACTTCGAAAGTCCCGTGGTGGTCGACAATGTGGCCAAGGAGATCAACTCCGGCGACGAATAG
- a CDS encoding aldo/keto reductase yields the protein MNQSPSSHPAPASALPRRRLGRTGLDVSILGFGTAPLGDLFTRLDDATAIAAAERAFALGVNLLDSSPLYGHGLAEHRCGTALRRVARDDIVVCTKVGRWMDAFHGRGDGSNFVGGQPHRAVVDYSYDGTMRSVEQSLLRLGTDHIDLLLIHDVDVWTHGADAIEARFREAMEGAYVALDKLRAERVVRGIGIGVNEAEMCVRFARAGRFDTMLLAGRYSLLEQPALAEFLPLAQAQGIGVMLGGVFNSGILATGAVAGAKYNYKDAPPDVMRKVAAIERVCRINGVALATAALHFALGHPAVASVVLGAQTPQEVERNAAALSSSVPAALWRDLKAERLLDQHAPVPA from the coding sequence GTGAACCAATCTCCATCCTCACATCCGGCGCCTGCGTCGGCACTGCCGCGCCGCAGGCTCGGCCGCACCGGGCTCGACGTTTCCATCCTCGGCTTCGGCACCGCGCCGCTCGGCGACCTCTTCACGAGGCTCGACGACGCCACAGCGATCGCAGCCGCGGAACGGGCGTTTGCGCTGGGCGTGAACCTGCTCGATTCCTCACCGCTCTACGGGCATGGTCTCGCCGAGCATCGCTGCGGCACCGCGTTGCGCCGCGTGGCGCGTGACGATATCGTCGTCTGCACCAAGGTCGGGCGCTGGATGGACGCGTTCCATGGCCGCGGCGACGGCTCGAACTTCGTCGGCGGCCAGCCGCATCGCGCGGTGGTCGATTATTCCTATGACGGCACCATGCGCTCCGTCGAGCAGTCATTGCTGCGGCTCGGCACCGATCATATCGACTTGCTGTTGATCCACGACGTCGACGTCTGGACCCATGGCGCCGATGCGATCGAAGCCAGATTCCGCGAGGCGATGGAGGGCGCCTATGTCGCGCTCGACAAGTTGCGCGCCGAGCGCGTGGTGAGGGGCATCGGGATCGGCGTTAACGAGGCCGAGATGTGCGTGCGCTTTGCCAGGGCCGGCAGGTTCGACACCATGCTGCTTGCCGGCCGCTATTCGCTGCTCGAGCAGCCCGCGCTTGCCGAATTCCTGCCGCTGGCGCAGGCGCAGGGCATCGGCGTGATGCTCGGCGGCGTGTTCAACTCCGGCATCCTGGCGACCGGCGCGGTTGCCGGCGCCAAGTACAATTACAAGGACGCGCCGCCCGACGTGATGCGGAAGGTGGCGGCAATCGAACGCGTCTGCCGTATCAACGGCGTGGCGCTCGCGACCGCCGCGCTGCATTTCGCGCTGGGCCATCCGGCGGTCGCGAGCGTCGTGCTCGGCGCACAAACTCCGCAGGAGGTCGAGCGCAACGCCGCCGCCTTGTCGTCGTCCGTCCCCGCCGCGCTTTGGCGTGACCTGAAAGCCGAGCGGCTGCTCGATCAGCACGCGCCGGTGCCGGCATGA
- a CDS encoding amidohydrolase family protein, with amino-acid sequence MMRIDAHHHVWTLARADYGWLTPERGPIYRDFGLADLMPHLAAAAIEGTILVQAAPTEAETAFMLDVAKGSELVRGVVGWIDFDAADAAARIDAIADRELLVGLRPMVQDIADDDWLLRPELAAPLEAMVRHDLVFDALALPRHLPRLVQVVDRHPDLQFVLDHLGKPQLATGDIAAWKTDIASLALRSNVVCKLSGLATEAAPNWQVADLREAVDHGLACFGPQRMLWGSDWPVVNLAGGYAQWFAAAETLLADLSSEARAAIFGGNAARVYLSSRGRPTSRK; translated from the coding sequence ATGATGCGGATCGATGCCCATCACCATGTGTGGACCTTGGCGCGCGCCGATTACGGCTGGCTGACGCCCGAACGCGGGCCGATCTACCGCGACTTCGGCCTGGCCGACCTGATGCCGCATCTCGCCGCGGCCGCCATCGAGGGTACGATCCTGGTGCAGGCGGCGCCGACCGAGGCGGAGACTGCGTTCATGCTCGACGTCGCCAAGGGCTCGGAGCTGGTACGCGGCGTGGTCGGCTGGATCGATTTCGATGCCGCCGATGCCGCGGCGCGGATCGATGCGATCGCCGATCGCGAACTGCTGGTCGGTCTGCGGCCGATGGTGCAGGACATCGCCGATGATGACTGGCTGCTGCGGCCGGAACTGGCGGCGCCGCTCGAGGCCATGGTGCGGCATGATCTGGTCTTCGACGCGCTGGCGCTGCCGCGCCATTTGCCACGGCTTGTTCAGGTGGTTGATCGCCATCCGGACCTGCAATTCGTGCTCGACCATCTCGGCAAGCCGCAACTCGCGACCGGCGACATCGCGGCCTGGAAGACTGACATCGCAAGCCTTGCGTTACGGTCCAACGTCGTCTGCAAGCTGTCGGGCCTCGCGACGGAGGCGGCGCCGAACTGGCAGGTCGCCGATTTGCGCGAGGCCGTGGATCATGGACTGGCATGTTTCGGGCCGCAGCGGATGCTGTGGGGCAGCGACTGGCCGGTCGTCAATCTTGCCGGCGGCTATGCGCAATGGTTCGCGGCGGCAGAGACCTTGCTTGCTGATTTGTCAAGTGAAGCAAGAGCTGCGATTTTCGGCGGCAATGCGGCGCGGGTCTATTTGTCAAGTCGCGGACGGCCAACATCCCGGAAATAG
- a CDS encoding Tex family protein → MAKIHHQIAQELGVRDEQVEAAVTLLDGGATVPFIARYRKELTGALDDAQLRTLEERLTYLRELEERRTAVLNSIREQGKLDAALEAQIMAADSKGRLEDIYLPYKPKRRTKAEIAKEAGLEPLADLLLTQPQNDPNEAASPFVNAEKQVADVAAALDGARAILVERFAEDADLIGALREEMWSNGIMASTVRTGKKTEGEKFKDYFDFSEPLPKLPSHRILALFRGEKEEILDLAIKPEAQEPVAGVPGLYELRIMNRFAISNQGRKGDKWLTETVRWAWRTKIQIHLNIDLRMRLWTAAETEAVRVFASNLRDLLLAAPAGPRATMGLDPGYRTGVKVAVIDATGKVVAHTAIFPHEPQRRWDEALAILGKLAIEHGVELIAIGNGTASRETDKLAAELVKRLPERKMTKIVVSEAGASVYSASAFASNELPDLDVTIRGAVSIARRLQDPLAELVKIDPKAIGVGQYQHDLGEAKLARSLDAVVEDCVNAVGVDANTASVPLLSRVSGIGQGLAQSIVQHRDANGPFKSRKALKEVPRLGPKAFEQCAGFLRISNGEDPLDSSGVHPEAYPVVRRILEATKSDIKALIGNADVVRGLRPQSFVDDTFGLPTVTDILRELEKPGRDPRPAFKAAVFKDGVEEVKDLKKGMILEGTVTNVAAFGAFVDIGVHQDGLVHISAMSRNFIKDPREVVKPGDIVKVKVLDVEVARKRIALTLRLDDEIGPKKDNAGPSRDFSRGSAKMTSSAPRRPQEQSGGGALAEALRRAAEKSGRGKPT, encoded by the coding sequence GTGGCAAAGATCCATCATCAGATTGCGCAGGAGCTGGGAGTTCGCGACGAGCAGGTCGAGGCGGCGGTGACGCTGCTCGACGGCGGCGCCACGGTGCCGTTCATCGCGCGATACCGCAAGGAGCTCACCGGCGCGCTCGATGACGCCCAGCTGCGCACACTGGAAGAGCGGCTGACCTATCTGCGCGAGCTCGAGGAACGGCGCACCGCGGTGCTCAATTCGATTCGCGAGCAGGGCAAGCTCGATGCCGCGCTCGAAGCTCAGATCATGGCGGCCGACAGCAAGGGCCGCCTGGAAGACATCTATCTGCCGTACAAGCCGAAGCGCCGCACCAAGGCCGAGATCGCCAAGGAGGCCGGGCTGGAGCCGCTCGCCGATCTCCTTTTGACCCAGCCGCAGAACGATCCGAACGAGGCCGCTTCGCCCTTCGTCAATGCCGAAAAGCAGGTCGCCGACGTCGCCGCCGCGCTGGACGGCGCGCGCGCGATCCTGGTCGAGCGCTTCGCCGAGGATGCCGACCTGATCGGGGCGCTGCGCGAGGAGATGTGGTCGAACGGCATCATGGCCTCGACCGTCCGCACCGGCAAGAAGACCGAAGGCGAGAAGTTCAAGGACTATTTCGATTTCTCCGAGCCGCTGCCGAAGCTGCCGTCGCATCGCATCCTGGCGCTGTTCCGCGGCGAGAAGGAAGAGATCCTCGACCTCGCAATCAAGCCGGAGGCGCAGGAGCCTGTGGCGGGTGTGCCCGGCCTCTACGAACTCCGGATCATGAACCGCTTTGCGATCTCCAACCAGGGCCGCAAGGGCGACAAGTGGCTGACGGAGACGGTGCGCTGGGCCTGGCGTACCAAGATCCAGATCCATCTCAACATCGACCTGCGGATGCGGCTGTGGACCGCGGCCGAGACCGAGGCGGTGCGCGTGTTCGCCTCGAATTTGCGCGATCTGCTGCTGGCGGCGCCGGCCGGCCCGCGCGCCACCATGGGGCTCGACCCCGGCTATCGCACCGGCGTCAAGGTCGCGGTGATCGATGCCACCGGCAAGGTGGTGGCGCATACGGCGATCTTTCCGCACGAGCCGCAGCGGCGCTGGGACGAGGCGCTGGCCATTCTCGGCAAGCTCGCGATCGAGCATGGCGTCGAGCTGATCGCGATCGGCAACGGCACCGCCTCGCGCGAGACCGACAAGCTCGCCGCCGAGCTCGTGAAGCGGCTGCCCGAGCGAAAGATGACCAAGATCGTGGTCTCCGAAGCCGGCGCATCGGTCTACTCGGCCTCCGCCTTCGCCTCGAACGAATTGCCCGACCTCGACGTCACCATTCGCGGCGCGGTCTCGATCGCGCGGCGCCTGCAGGATCCGCTGGCCGAGCTCGTCAAGATCGATCCGAAGGCGATCGGCGTCGGCCAGTACCAGCACGATCTCGGCGAGGCCAAGCTGGCGCGCTCGCTCGATGCCGTGGTGGAAGACTGCGTGAACGCGGTCGGCGTCGATGCCAATACCGCCTCGGTGCCGCTGCTCTCGCGGGTGTCGGGTATCGGACAGGGGCTGGCGCAGAGCATCGTGCAGCATCGCGACGCCAACGGCCCGTTCAAGTCGCGCAAGGCACTGAAGGAGGTGCCGCGGCTCGGGCCGAAGGCGTTCGAGCAATGCGCCGGCTTCCTGCGCATCAGCAATGGCGAGGACCCGCTCGATTCATCCGGCGTGCACCCGGAAGCCTATCCTGTCGTGCGCCGTATCCTCGAGGCCACCAAGAGCGATATCAAGGCGCTGATCGGCAATGCCGATGTGGTGCGCGGGCTCAGGCCGCAATCCTTCGTCGACGACACCTTCGGTCTGCCGACCGTCACCGACATTCTGCGCGAGCTGGAAAAGCCCGGCCGCGACCCGCGTCCGGCGTTCAAGGCGGCGGTGTTCAAGGATGGCGTCGAAGAGGTCAAGGATCTCAAGAAGGGCATGATCCTCGAAGGCACCGTGACCAACGTCGCCGCCTTCGGCGCTTTCGTCGATATCGGCGTGCACCAGGATGGCCTGGTGCACATCTCCGCCATGTCGAGGAATTTCATCAAGGACCCGCGCGAGGTGGTGAAGCCGGGCGACATCGTCAAGGTCAAGGTTCTGGACGTCGAGGTCGCGCGCAAGCGCATCGCGCTGACGCTGCGGCTCGACGACGAGATCGGTCCGAAGAAGGACAACGCTGGCCCGTCGCGCGATTTCTCGCGCGGCTCGGCCAAGATGACGTCGTCGGCTCCGCGCCGTCCGCAGGAGCAGTCCGGCGGCGGCGCGCTCGCCGAGGCGCTGCGCCGCGCGGCCGAGAAGAGCGGGCGCGGCAAGCCGACCTGA
- a CDS encoding catalase: MSDEIKKPFLTHASGAPVADNVNIMTAGPRGPALLQDVWLIEKLAHFHREVIPERRMHAKGAGAHGTFTVTHDITRYTKASIFSEIGKQTPMFARFSTVAGERGAADAERDIRGFALKFYTDEGNWDVVGNNTPVFFFRDPLRFIDLNHAIKRHPRTGVREPDMNWDFWTLLPEALHQVTIVMSERGIPKSFRHQHGFGSHAYSMINANNERVWVKYHFRTRQGVQNLTDAEAEALIGKDRESHQRDLFNNIERGDFPRWTLFIQVMTDAQARAFPFNPFDLTKVWPKADYPLIEVGHFELNRNPENVFAEVEQAAFTPANVVPGIGYSPDKMLQARLFSYGDAQRYRLGVNHHQIPVNAPKCPFHSYHRDGAMRTDGNLGATLTYWPNSHGEWTDQPQLNEPPLEIVGAAAHWDHRMDDDHWQQPGDLFRKMNAAQKQALFDNTARQVGQASKHIQERHVANCSKADPAYGKGVADALARYAKGEL, from the coding sequence ATGAGCGACGAGATCAAGAAGCCATTCCTGACCCACGCCTCCGGCGCACCCGTTGCCGACAATGTGAACATCATGACGGCGGGACCGCGCGGGCCGGCGCTTTTGCAGGATGTCTGGCTGATCGAGAAGCTGGCGCACTTTCACCGCGAAGTGATCCCGGAGCGTCGAATGCACGCCAAGGGCGCCGGCGCGCACGGCACCTTCACCGTCACCCACGACATCACGCGCTACACCAAGGCTAGCATCTTCTCGGAGATCGGCAAGCAGACGCCGATGTTCGCGCGGTTCTCCACCGTTGCCGGCGAGCGCGGCGCGGCGGACGCGGAGCGCGACATCCGCGGCTTCGCGCTGAAATTCTACACCGACGAAGGCAATTGGGACGTGGTGGGCAACAACACGCCGGTGTTCTTCTTCCGCGATCCCCTGCGCTTCATCGACCTCAACCACGCGATCAAGCGGCATCCGCGCACGGGCGTGCGCGAGCCCGACATGAACTGGGACTTCTGGACGCTGCTGCCGGAAGCGCTGCACCAGGTCACCATCGTCATGAGCGAGCGCGGCATTCCGAAGAGCTTCCGCCACCAGCACGGCTTCGGCAGCCACGCCTACAGCATGATCAATGCCAACAACGAGCGCGTCTGGGTGAAATACCATTTCCGCACCCGGCAGGGTGTCCAGAACCTGACCGACGCCGAGGCCGAAGCACTGATCGGCAAGGACCGCGAGAGCCACCAGCGCGATCTGTTCAATAACATCGAGCGCGGCGACTTCCCGCGCTGGACGCTGTTCATCCAGGTGATGACGGACGCGCAGGCCAGGGCCTTCCCGTTCAACCCGTTCGACCTGACCAAGGTGTGGCCGAAGGCGGATTATCCCCTGATCGAGGTCGGCCATTTCGAGCTCAACCGCAACCCGGAGAACGTCTTCGCCGAGGTCGAGCAGGCGGCGTTCACGCCGGCCAATGTCGTGCCCGGCATCGGCTATTCGCCGGACAAGATGCTGCAGGCCCGCCTGTTCTCCTATGGCGACGCGCAACGCTACCGGCTCGGCGTCAACCACCACCAGATCCCGGTCAACGCGCCGAAATGTCCGTTCCACAGCTATCACCGCGATGGCGCGATGCGCACCGACGGCAATCTGGGCGCCACGCTGACCTACTGGCCGAACAGCCACGGCGAATGGACCGACCAGCCGCAACTGAACGAGCCGCCGCTCGAAATTGTCGGCGCGGCGGCACATTGGGATCACCGCATGGACGACGACCACTGGCAGCAGCCGGGCGATCTGTTCCGCAAGATGAATGCCGCACAAAAGCAGGCGCTGTTCGACAACACCGCCCGCCAGGTCGGCCAGGCGTCGAAGCACATCCAGGAACGGCACGTTGCGAATTGTAGCAAGGCCGATCCCGCCTACGGCAAGGGCGTGGCGGACGCGCTCGCGCGGTATGCCAAGGGAGAGCTGTAG